A window of Saccharomyces eubayanus strain FM1318 chromosome XII, whole genome shotgun sequence contains these coding sequences:
- the BNA5 gene encoding kynureninase: MEEALKLDKKYPETLKDEFNIPTFKSMGISSDNSPVTYLCGNSLGLMPRSTRDSIIAELDAWSNCAVESHFCHPKESEGKTPWVNIDLPILPLLAPIVGAQENEVAAMNSLTTNLNSLLVTFYKPTEKRFKILFEKGSFPSDYYAFYNQCKIHGISEPENVLIQVEPRKGETYIRTQDILHIIEENQDKLALVCLPGVQYYTGQYFDIGRITSFAHQFPGILVGWDLAHAVGNVPLQLHDWGVDFACWCSYKYLNSGPGAIGGLFVHSKHTTPDPTKEHLPRLAGWWGNDASKRFQMLENFEPIPGALGFRQSNPSVIDTVALKSSLEIFAKFDGISEVRKRSLLLTNYMVELLEASKYYKHPFKMEKLPHFFTLLTPTAKDEDHGAQLSLYFDSDTGEEGIMSKVFQYLHDHGVIGDARRPNVIRLAPAPLYNTFADVYNAVNALNQAMNKL, encoded by the coding sequence ATGGAAGAAGCATTGAAATTGGATAAAAAATATCCAGAAACTCTTAAGGATGAATTTAACATACCTACGTTTAAATCCATGGGAATATCGTCCGACAATTCGCCAGTGACGTACTTATGCGGGAATTCGTTGGGGTTAATGCCCAGATCAACCAGAGATTCAATCATTGCGGAATTGGATGCATGGAGCAACTGTGCTGTGGAGTCGCATTTTTGTCATCCTAAAGAATCCGAGGGCAAGACTCCCTGGGTAAACATTGACTTACCTATTCTGCCTTTGTTGGCTCCCATTGTGGGAGCACAGGAAAATGAGGTCGCAGCAATGAACAGTCTTACtacaaatttgaattctttgTTGGTAACTTTTTACAAACCTACCGAGAAAAGATttaaaattctttttgaaaagggtTCATTTCCATCTGATTATTATGCGTTTTATAATCAATGTAAAATACATGGAATTTCGGAACCTGAGAATGTTCTTATTCAGGTCGAACCACGCAAGGGAGAGACTTATATTAGAACACAAGATATTTTGCACATTATAGAAGAGAACCAGGATAAATTAGCTTTAGTTTGTTTACCGGGTGTACAATATTATACAGGGCAATATTTTGACATTGGCCGAATAACTTCTTTTGCACACCAATTCCCAGGTATTTTGGTCGGATGGGATTTGGCACATGCTGTAGGAAACGTTCCATTACAGCTACACGATTGGGGTGTTGACTTTGCTTGTTGGTGTTCGTATAAATACTTAAATTCTGGACCCGGCGCTATTGGTGGCTTATTTGTTCATTCGAAGCACACTACACCTGACCCTACTAAAGAACATTTGCCAAGGTTAGCTGGCTGGTGGGGTAACGATGCTTCTAAGAGATTCCAAATGTTGGAGAATTTCGAACCAATTCCAGGAGCATTGGGATTTAGACAATCTAACCCGAGCGTCATTGATACGGTCGCATTGAAGAGTTCATTGGAAATTTTTGCTAAGTTTGATGGTATCAGTGAAGTCCGCAAAAGATCCTTGCTATTGACAAATTATATGGTGGAGTTATTGGAAGCATCCAAGTACTACAAGCATCCTTTTAAGATGGAGAAATTACCACACTTCTTTACATTACTAACTCCAACGGCCAAAGATGAAGACCATGGTGCCCAATTATCTCTTTACTTTGATTCAGATACTGGTGAAGAGGGCATCATGTCTAAGGTATTCCAGTATTTGCACGATCATGGTGTTATTGGCGATGCAAGAAGACCCAATGTGATCAGGTTGGCACCCGCACCTTTGTATAATACATTTGCAGATGTATACAATGCGGTGAACGCACTAAATCAGGCAATGAATAAATTGTAG